A genome region from Quadrisphaera sp. RL12-1S includes the following:
- a CDS encoding ABC transporter substrate-binding protein codes for MAGLWSGGIDRRSFLKAGAFGGLTAAGATSLAACGSGGSAGSGGGADTLKMLLFGDQKAADTLQKSLATAVTKLDKKVTIEVTGVTGTDWNDFFAKVLTQLASGNAPDIVSVATEGLQLMASKGVAAPLDDYVKRDMSQLKDYFSDVHPSLVEAMMFQGSLFELPTDFNAGNMFYSTDLYKKAGIAEPTGDWTLDQFQSNATAISKLGSDINAFDWVVRLWGSWTSFMYANNANLLEESKYDGGDWLWSTAYAGNSAAQGRGGGWKWGTPTANSAGTVEALEYMVELKKAALSPSPDVGGGQTLQGLFQSGRIGMAIGGGFWAGGLHNAGMADGSFNVQLFPKWKSQRHLFGTGGYAIFDSSKKKDLAWEVLKLLAAPESFDILFPGNVTTPARKSLMTAERYATTGPANWSVFYGTLTDHPDTAPIPAPPYYNAMATALNQRTTEAFSGGDAKTALDGLQADLEKAAGAS; via the coding sequence ATGGCGGGTCTGTGGAGCGGCGGCATCGACCGCCGGTCGTTCTTGAAGGCGGGCGCGTTCGGGGGTCTGACCGCCGCCGGCGCGACGTCCCTCGCGGCGTGCGGCTCCGGCGGCAGCGCCGGCTCCGGCGGCGGCGCGGACACCCTGAAGATGCTGCTCTTCGGTGACCAGAAGGCCGCCGACACCCTGCAGAAGAGCCTCGCCACCGCGGTGACGAAGCTCGACAAGAAGGTCACCATCGAGGTCACCGGCGTCACCGGTACCGACTGGAACGACTTCTTCGCCAAGGTCCTGACGCAGCTGGCCTCGGGCAATGCGCCGGACATCGTCTCGGTGGCTACCGAGGGCCTGCAGCTCATGGCCTCCAAGGGCGTGGCCGCACCCCTCGACGACTACGTCAAGCGCGACATGAGCCAGCTCAAGGACTACTTCTCCGACGTCCACCCGTCGCTGGTCGAAGCCATGATGTTCCAGGGCAGCCTCTTCGAGCTCCCCACGGACTTCAACGCGGGCAACATGTTCTACAGCACCGACCTCTACAAGAAGGCGGGCATCGCCGAGCCCACCGGCGACTGGACCCTGGACCAGTTCCAGTCCAACGCCACCGCCATCTCCAAGCTCGGCAGCGACATCAACGCCTTCGACTGGGTCGTCCGGCTGTGGGGCAGCTGGACGTCCTTCATGTACGCCAACAACGCCAACCTGCTCGAGGAGAGCAAGTACGACGGCGGCGACTGGCTGTGGAGCACCGCCTACGCCGGGAACTCGGCGGCGCAGGGCCGCGGCGGCGGCTGGAAGTGGGGCACCCCCACGGCCAACTCCGCGGGCACGGTCGAGGCGCTTGAGTACATGGTCGAGCTCAAGAAGGCCGCTCTCTCCCCCTCGCCCGACGTGGGTGGTGGGCAGACCCTGCAGGGCTTGTTCCAGTCCGGCCGGATCGGGATGGCCATCGGCGGCGGCTTCTGGGCCGGTGGCCTGCACAACGCAGGCATGGCCGACGGGTCCTTCAACGTGCAGCTCTTCCCCAAGTGGAAGTCGCAGCGCCACCTCTTCGGCACCGGCGGCTACGCCATCTTCGACAGCTCCAAGAAGAAGGACCTCGCCTGGGAGGTGCTCAAGCTCCTCGCCGCGCCGGAGAGCTTCGACATCCTCTTCCCCGGCAACGTCACCACCCCGGCCCGCAAGTCGCTCATGACCGCGGAGCGGTACGCGACCACGGGCCCGGCCAACTGGTCGGTCTTCTACGGCACGCTGACCGACCACCCCGACACGGCCCCGATCCCCGCGCCTCCGTACTACAACGCGATGGCGACGGCGCTCAACCAGCGCACCACCGAGGCGTTCTCCGGTGGCGACGCCAAGACCGCTCTCGACGGTCTCCAGGCGGATCTCGAGAAGGCGGCTGGAGCCAGCTGA
- a CDS encoding carbohydrate ABC transporter permease has protein sequence MTVFTGLPILASFGLSFFSWDVISDPQFVGADNYVRMAGDAAVLSSFRVTILMAISVVVLQLALGLGLAVLVNQRRSDVARTFFRTAFYLPLLASTAAVSIFMGYMFDYKFGLINYYLQLVGLSSVPWLTSGFGAFVTIVLVAVWQQVGFTFVLFVAALMSVPKEILEAASIDGAKPWATLIRIKVPLISPTILFAGVVAFINAMQLFDQPYIMTKGGPGTATTTTTIVMYQSAFQNLQFGYGSAISIILLLMILAVTGLQFLAARKWVFYQ, from the coding sequence GTGACTGTCTTCACGGGCCTGCCGATCCTGGCCTCGTTCGGGCTGTCCTTCTTCTCCTGGGACGTCATCAGCGACCCGCAGTTCGTCGGCGCGGACAACTACGTCCGCATGGCCGGCGACGCGGCCGTCCTGAGCTCCTTCAGGGTCACCATCCTCATGGCCATCTCGGTCGTGGTGCTCCAGCTCGCGCTCGGGCTTGGGCTGGCCGTGCTGGTGAACCAGCGCCGGTCCGACGTCGCGCGGACGTTCTTCCGGACGGCGTTCTACCTGCCACTGCTCGCCTCGACGGCAGCCGTCTCGATCTTCATGGGCTACATGTTCGACTACAAGTTCGGACTGATCAACTACTACCTGCAGCTGGTCGGCCTGAGCAGCGTGCCGTGGCTGACCTCCGGCTTCGGCGCCTTCGTCACCATCGTGCTCGTCGCGGTCTGGCAGCAGGTCGGCTTCACCTTCGTGCTCTTCGTGGCCGCGCTGATGTCCGTGCCCAAGGAGATCCTCGAGGCGGCGTCCATCGACGGCGCCAAGCCGTGGGCCACGCTCATCCGGATCAAGGTGCCGCTGATCTCCCCGACCATCCTCTTCGCGGGGGTGGTGGCGTTCATCAACGCCATGCAGCTGTTCGACCAGCCTTACATCATGACCAAGGGCGGGCCCGGGACGGCTACCACGACGACGACGATCGTCATGTACCAGAGCGCCTTCCAGAACCTGCAGTTCGGCTACGGCTCGGCGATCTCCATCATCCTGCTCCTGATGATCCTCGCGGTCACCGGGCTGCAGTTCCTCGCTGCCCGGAAGTGGGTGTTCTACCAGTGA